The DNA region ACTTCTTTTGGCTCTTTTTTCGAAATACTCGCCAGTAATTAATGCTGATACCTTCTCTGCAAGTGCCGTAGATATAAATTGGTTTATTGACACATGATCTTTCTTGACTAACTCACAAGCAATTTCATGCAATGAATCAGGCAATCTTAGGCTGAGCGTACTCATTGATCACCCCAATAGGCCGCAATTTCAGCCGTTATGTCATTGTCACTCAAAGTTTGAATATGTGGCAAGGCTTGGGGTTTCTTTCAATAAGGCTTTCAAGTCTTGCACAGCAGCAGACCGACTTGCCTCGTGAGCAAGCAACAATACTTCGACATATTGACCAGAGCGGAATGGGAGATTAGAGAGTATAACTCGCTGAGGATTCTCAATTACAAGATGTGTTCGATATGCTTGCATCATACCTCCTTCGTATCTACTCAAAATCAAGTTGAGAACTTGTCAATTGCGAGCCCGAACGGAGTGAGGAAGGGAGCAATCCGTCCTGTTTCGCCTTCGGCTTACAGTCTTCGCATTACGACACAGCCTCTTCAAGGGTAACTACTCAACTTAGTTTTGAGTAGTTACCAACATCCTTACGATATTAAACTCATTCCCATCATTGGAAAATGACGATCAAACCCAAATGCGTCATGAATGTTATAGCGTTGACACACAACAAAACTGGCACAATCAGTCAATGATAAGAGTGTTCTTTCATATTGACGAAATACAGCGATCGACTCTTGAAAAAGGTCGTGATCAATATACCCCACGCGTAAAATGCCTGTTTTACTCGTCAAGATGATAATATCCAGAAATCGAATGGCGATATGATGACTGCTATCATACCTCAGTCGAGTCACAGTTTCGTTAAGAACATAATCTGTCGTGAGTAAATGGGCACGTTGTTGCTTCAACCGGTTATAGAGTCGATTTACCTCTTTATGATAGTGATCGTGACTATCGGTCAGCGCGATCCACGCTCCTGTATCGACAAAAATCATGCTGCATCCCTTGTATATAAAATCTTATCATGATTTACTGAGGCATCCTCCCGATCGGTGTGACATAAGCCAATTATTTGATCAAGCAACGCATAGCCGTCAGTCTCTTCAGGGGGTTCGATCACTTCGATATCCACCCAAATTTTCTGTTGCGGCATCGTTTTCACGATATCGATCATGGGGATATATAACCCATCCTCTTGTTTAATTGCTTCAACTTTCATATATCTACCCTCTCTCGTATAATATAAATTATGAACGCTCTCGGATAAAACCTGTTTTTGACAGGTTCAGAAGTTAACCTCTATTTATCCGATACTCCTCGATTACTCGCGCTGGATCGGGTAGGTCAGGGGCCTTTCAGCCCCATTCCCCCCTAAGAACTGTACATGGAAGTTTCCCCACATACAGCTCAAGCATCTCAAAGGCGGCCCTTGTGGGACAGCCCGACTGTGATTATTCCTATCACAGCCTTTGCGATACGCATTTGCAGCCTTCTGACTTCCCGTTGAGCTTCCTTCCAGTTACAGAAACATGCCGAGCACTCCTATAACTACTTGAATACACTCAGCTATGCGACATCGTGTCGCACCTAACGACAAAGCTCAGCGACGGGGGGAATGCGGCGGTGACTGAGCGGTGCGAGTGGAGGCGAGCTTGCTCGCCGAAGCGAGCATCCGTTCCAGCCGCTTGTTCGACGGTGCGAAGCGTCCGCTCGAACTATTTTTATACAGTTCCGGATAAAAACCTGTAGACAGGCTCCGGTGATTGAGTCTTCATCCTTTGATCACGCCCATGGGTTTGAGCCTGGACACCAGACGGCCAATGCCGGCCCCATCAGTTACTTCAGCTACATCTTCGATATCCTTATACACCCCCGGTGCTTCCTCGGCAATTCCCTTCAGAGAGCCGCCTTTAACATAAATCTTCTCTTTTTCTAAATCTTCTTTGACCTGACTTCCCCTGAATTTTTTCAGGGCCGCGTGTCTGGAAAGGAGCCGGCCGGCCCCATGCGGGGTGCTGGCGAAGGTCTCAGCCGCGGCCTTATCGGTTCCAACTAAGAGATAAGAGGCAGTGCCCATACTACCCGGCAGGAGGATAGGCTGGCCGACTTTCTTATAAGCTTCGGGCACCTCCGGATGTCCCGGGCCAAAGGCCCTGGTAGCCCCCTTGCGATGGACATAGACAGACTTGCGCACACCATCAACTTCGTGTTCTTCCAGTTTGGCGATGTTGTGGGCCACATCGTAAACCATCCTTAGTTTAAGCCCCCCTCCAAAGACCTCCTGAAAGGCCTTACGAACATTGAAGGCAATAAGCTGGCGGTTCACCCAACCAAAGTTGGCCGCGGCACTCATAGCGGCGAAATAGTCTTCCGCCAGTTTTGTCCCCAGCGGGGCATAGATCAGTTCCCGATCAGGCAGAGTCGAAAGGAGATGCGAAAACTCGTCTTCCATTCGTCTCAAATAATCAGTGCAGACCTGATGACCTAATCCCCTGGAACCAGAATGAATCATCACCATTATCTGGTTTTGGTGCTCAATACCAAAGACCCGGGCAATGCCGGGATCATATATCTTATCCACATATTGCACCTCAATGAAATGATTCCCTGCCCCCAGGGTGCCTATCTGGTTCTTCCCCCGCTGTTTGGCTTTATTGGAAACCCTGTCCGCCCTGGCGCTCTGCATTGAACCGCCCTCTTCACAATGAGCCAGGTCTTCCTCAGTAGCATAACCGCGTTTTAAGGCCCATTTTGTTCCGGTATTTAAAAGCTCGTCCAGTTCGGCCTCCCTTATCCTTAGACCTGATTTCGAACCTACCCCCACGGGAACATTTCTAAAAATGGCCTCAAGCAACTCCCTGATTTTAGACTCAACCTTGTCTTTACTTAGAGGAGTGGACAAAAGCCTTACCCCGCAATTAATATCGTATCCGATTCCCCCTGGTGAAATACAGCCTTCCTTCGCATCAAAGGCAGCCACACCACCAATAGGGAAGCCGTATCCCTGATGGGCATCAGGCATCATAATGGACTGTTTCTGGATGCCTGGCAGCACAGCCACACTGGCCCCCTGCTGCAAGGCGTTGTCTTCCATTAGCTGGGGAAGCATCTTCTCTGAGGCAAATAGCTTTAGCGGCACCTTCATCTGGCCGGTTGGTTCTACCATAAAGGTATATTGATCGATCTTCTTTGGCTTCATTTTTCTCCTCCTCTCTGGCAATTACTCAGGTGGATAGACTGAAGGCTGAAGGCTTTTAGGAATAAATACGGAGAGCAAATGATTGGACTTCAGTCTTCAGCCTTCAACCTATCTACCTGTAGAGTAGAGCACTGGCGCAGTAATAGATCTGTTCTTGGGCTTTCGTTGCACGCAACTACTAACGCTACAACAGTTATCCTGTTTCCAGCACCCCCTATCAAACCGTGCGTGAGGTTCTCCCTCACACGGCTTGCCGATAACTGAAACAGGGAGCAATTAATTGTCCCCACAAAAGCCGGTACGGACGCTACGAATAAAAGTTACAGACGGAAAGTATCAGGCTCGGACCTCAACGATGGCTGCTGGCCTTACCGATCACGTCTGGCCCCTTTCGGAATGGCTCACTCTACCTGCCGTTCAACGTAAGTAGAGCACCAAGCATTTTCCTTGGCACTTTCTATCATGCACTTTAACGATCACGCTCACCTGCTGCGGGGAGAATTACCATTAAACTCTATTAGCAAGATAAACCAGGATATTCCACAAAACTATTTCCAACACGCTCAGCCCCCGCAGTCAGGTGCAGCTAATGGTTAGGCAAAAAACTTCTCACTGCAATCCTCTTTTATGCCAGAACTTTTAAATATCTATCTATATCCATTGCACCATGAAACACTCCTAAATTATCAATCATTTTCTTATTTCTGATAAGATATGTAATACGGTAATGACCGTATAGCAATATTCTTATATCACCTTCAGGTTCTGATCTGTACTTGTATCCAATTTCTGGAAAATCTTTAAGAACCTGTGCCTTTCCATAAATTCCTTTTACCACTCTCTGTGCAGCATTCACATTGTCTTGAGCAATATAGTTATAAATTTCTCTTAGCCAGTTTTCAGCCTCTGGAGTCCACTTTATTTTTGCCATGACCGAAGGCGTTGCTCCATTTCCTCATTACTGATTATCCTGCCTTTGCGTGAATCTTCTAATCCTCGCTCAACCATTCGCTCAAATGCGAGTTCACGCATTATTTCTTCATAGGAAACATCTTCAGGCTGTTCTTGAATGATTTTTGTCATTACCTCTTTCACAGTAGTCATATTCCCTCTCCCTTCATATTTTATTCAACAAAATCTCCTGCCTGCCATACCCGACGTTCCAAAGCTGTTTTTTCGTAGTGAACTACCATCTGTTTCGCCTGTTCTGCCATGAGGTGTCGGCGCTCTGTGAGAGGCAACAGCATGAAATCCTGCTGCAGGGAAGACAAGTCTATCATTGGAGAAGAACCACAATTATCCA from bacterium includes:
- a CDS encoding toxin-antitoxin system HicB family antitoxin, whose product is MSTLSLRLPDSLHEIACELVKKDHVSINQFISTALAEKVSALITGEYFEKRAKRSRKKFEKAMAKVADIEPEEYDKL
- a CDS encoding PIN domain-containing protein, producing the protein MIFVDTGAWIALTDSHDHYHKEVNRLYNRLKQQRAHLLTTDYVLNETVTRLRYDSSHHIAIRFLDIIILTSKTGILRVGYIDHDLFQESIAVFRQYERTLLSLTDCASFVVCQRYNIHDAFGFDRHFPMMGMSLIS
- a CDS encoding RtcB family protein; this translates as MKPKKIDQYTFMVEPTGQMKVPLKLFASEKMLPQLMEDNALQQGASVAVLPGIQKQSIMMPDAHQGYGFPIGGVAAFDAKEGCISPGGIGYDINCGVRLLSTPLSKDKVESKIRELLEAIFRNVPVGVGSKSGLRIREAELDELLNTGTKWALKRGYATEEDLAHCEEGGSMQSARADRVSNKAKQRGKNQIGTLGAGNHFIEVQYVDKIYDPGIARVFGIEHQNQIMVMIHSGSRGLGHQVCTDYLRRMEDEFSHLLSTLPDRELIYAPLGTKLAEDYFAAMSAAANFGWVNRQLIAFNVRKAFQEVFGGGLKLRMVYDVAHNIAKLEEHEVDGVRKSVYVHRKGATRAFGPGHPEVPEAYKKVGQPILLPGSMGTASYLLVGTDKAAAETFASTPHGAGRLLSRHAALKKFRGSQVKEDLEKEKIYVKGGSLKGIAEEAPGVYKDIEDVAEVTDGAGIGRLVSRLKPMGVIKG
- a CDS encoding type II toxin-antitoxin system RelE/ParE family toxin translates to MAKIKWTPEAENWLREIYNYIAQDNVNAAQRVVKGIYGKAQVLKDFPEIGYKYRSEPEGDIRILLYGHYRITYLIRNKKMIDNLGVFHGAMDIDRYLKVLA